A portion of the Burkholderia sp. GAS332 genome contains these proteins:
- a CDS encoding NitT/TauT family transport system permease protein/putative hydroxymethylpyrimidine transport system permease protein has product MKQWMKPCIGFLAGCAVWQLAVWSGHVPREYMPGVGTVFEALVGQLRSSEFWQNEPLTLMRTLIGLIAAVAIGFAAAVLAARHRLVEDALRPVVNIMRSLPPAALVPLSIFALGLGMKLFLFIVCFSGVWTVYVSAATALADNEPVQLRSARTLGYSAWEILWQVRVPAAMPAMLTGVRLAVADCLIATIAAEMLAGSDGIGYMLYDSAFSMRTADTFALLVVAGFNGLLFNQAVLRLRALTVPWHESLTRMVQL; this is encoded by the coding sequence ATGAAACAATGGATGAAACCGTGCATCGGATTTCTCGCCGGCTGCGCCGTCTGGCAGCTCGCGGTGTGGAGCGGCCACGTGCCGAGAGAGTACATGCCGGGCGTGGGCACCGTGTTCGAGGCACTCGTGGGCCAACTACGTTCGAGCGAATTCTGGCAGAACGAACCCCTCACGCTGATGCGCACACTGATTGGCCTCATCGCGGCAGTCGCGATCGGCTTCGCGGCGGCCGTGCTTGCCGCGCGTCACCGTCTGGTGGAAGACGCGCTTCGGCCCGTCGTCAACATCATGCGATCGTTGCCGCCTGCGGCGCTCGTGCCGCTGTCGATCTTCGCGCTCGGGCTCGGTATGAAGCTGTTCCTCTTCATCGTCTGTTTCTCCGGCGTGTGGACCGTGTACGTCAGTGCGGCAACCGCGCTGGCGGACAACGAGCCCGTGCAACTGAGAAGCGCACGGACGCTGGGCTACTCCGCGTGGGAAATCCTGTGGCAAGTACGGGTTCCCGCTGCGATGCCGGCGATGCTGACAGGCGTGCGTCTCGCCGTCGCCGACTGTTTGATCGCGACGATCGCAGCAGAAATGCTCGCCGGCAGCGACGGCATCGGCTACATGCTGTACGACAGCGCGTTCTCGATGCGCACCGCGGACACGTTCGCGTTGCTGGTCGTCGCCGGGTTCAACGGTCTGCTCTTCAACCAGGCCGTGCTGCGTTTGCGCGCCCTCACGGTGCCATGGCATGAGAGTCTCACAAGGATGGTGCAACTATGA